A region from the Rufibacter sp. DG15C genome encodes:
- a CDS encoding DUF2911 domain-containing protein, producing MKKQIQFTYALVCALAMILMGTEVSAQIKMPAASPAATVKQTVGLGEVTVEYSRPSMKGRKVFGDLAPYGKLWRTGANASTKITFSEEVMLEGNKVPAGQYALYTIPGEKEWTVVIHKNLKHWGDGGPDYKQEEDLVRFKVNAKELDDKVETFTIGFNDITNNGATLQIMWDKTLVPVKITTDVDSKVMAQIQEKVINGTDVKPAMYAAAANYYADNNKDLKQALAWMQKANATNPLFYNMHYQAKMQVKLKDYKGARATAEKSLEMSKQAKNADYVALNEKLLAEIKNK from the coding sequence ATGAAAAAACAGATTCAATTTACCTATGCCTTGGTTTGCGCCTTGGCCATGATCTTGATGGGCACAGAAGTCTCTGCCCAGATTAAAATGCCGGCCGCCAGCCCAGCCGCCACCGTGAAACAAACAGTGGGCTTAGGCGAAGTGACCGTGGAGTATTCTAGACCCAGCATGAAAGGCCGCAAGGTGTTTGGGGATCTTGCTCCGTATGGCAAACTTTGGAGAACAGGCGCCAACGCCTCAACCAAAATCACCTTCTCTGAGGAAGTAATGCTGGAAGGCAACAAGGTACCAGCCGGACAATACGCCTTGTACACTATTCCGGGTGAAAAAGAATGGACTGTAGTGATCCACAAAAACCTAAAACACTGGGGAGATGGTGGCCCTGACTACAAACAAGAAGAGGACTTGGTACGTTTTAAAGTGAACGCCAAAGAACTGGATGACAAAGTAGAGACCTTCACCATTGGCTTCAATGACATTACCAACAACGGCGCCACCCTGCAGATCATGTGGGACAAGACGCTGGTACCGGTAAAAATCACCACAGACGTGGACTCCAAAGTGATGGCCCAAATCCAGGAGAAAGTCATCAACGGCACCGATGTGAAGCCCGCCATGTACGCCGCCGCGGCCAACTACTACGCAGACAACAACAAGGACCTGAAGCAGGCCCTGGCCTGGATGCAGAAGGCCAACGCCACCAACCCATTGTTCTACAACATGCACTACCAGGCCAAAATGCAGGTGAAGTTGAAGGACTACAAAGGCGCCAGAGCCACTGCCGAGAAGTCTTTGGAGATGTCTAAGCAAGCCAAAAACGCTGACTACGTGGCCTTGAACGAGAAGCTCTTAGCCGAGATCAAAAACAAATAA
- a CDS encoding TonB-dependent receptor, which translates to MKRLLLILLVFINMLSFSAMAQDRTISGRVTSSADGSALPGVSVVVKGTTNGTSTDADGRYTLSVSGTPVLVFSYLGFNTREVTAGSGSNLDVTLAEGSRSLNEVVVIGYGTQERREVTGATTQVTAAAIENVPVAGVDQALQGRAAGVQISQNSGTPGGGVTVRVRGSSSISASNQPLYVIDGVPMTTGDYSQLDFGGQSINALSDLSPSDIESMDILKDASAAAIYGSRAANGVILITTKRGKANKTTINLNAYTGIQNMWKKPSYLNAADYLQVMREAFINDGYLGEDDPWTATDFGNFYYGGFDFDPEGVDTDWMDQVTVKDARISNYELSASGGDAKTRYYVSGNYFDQKGIIIGSGYERYSGRLNLDHSYSDKLSFSAGVQLSLSENQRIVSDNTVIGPFANSLAASPVFPVYYEDGTYTYPNYFYTNPVAEGRENDNESKNLRAIGNISARYTILPKLNLNLKAGADVLNLSERSYTGDNFPGSVGIATQGSATKTTTLVSKRLLEATADYRWDFGTNSYVNLLAGTSAEENDIDRTFVTGQGFPSERFRYLSSATSVNSGSNSITPYALLSYFGRANFNISDRYLLGLNFRADGSTRFGENNRYGYFPSVSVGWRVLEESFMPEVAALSELKLRASYGITGNQEIGDFTFLGLFGAGGYANRPGIAFSQIENPDLKWEETKQFNIGADLGLFSNRVNLAIDYYIKTTDDLLYNRPIPTQNGLRSYSSNIGSVENKGLEFTLSTVNFTSDNKGFTWNTDFNLSFNRNKVLELYQGQDIFYGFGGNSLVLREGEPIGTFYGFKTNGIFSTTQQVIDAGRYVDANGDDNIDTQAGDVNFVDINEDGEITDDDLTILGNAQPDFVGGLTNTFSYKGLDLTAFFQFSVGNDIANPAMQYQQHLGAYDDNMRDIVLDRWKKEGDVTNTPRATYLDENGNNRSNQDRFIYDGSYARLKNLMLGYTLPGTLTQRAKIRSVRIFAQAQNLITFTDYPGFDPEVNFAGTSNTTIGVDFYTFPQSRTFTFGVNIGL; encoded by the coding sequence ATGAAAAGACTTTTGCTCATTTTACTTGTCTTCATCAACATGCTAAGTTTTAGCGCCATGGCGCAGGACAGAACCATCTCGGGCAGGGTAACCTCCTCGGCAGACGGTTCGGCTCTTCCGGGTGTGAGTGTGGTGGTGAAAGGTACTACCAATGGTACCAGTACAGACGCAGACGGCCGGTATACCTTGAGTGTATCCGGTACTCCGGTTTTGGTGTTCAGTTACCTGGGTTTCAACACCAGAGAAGTAACCGCTGGTAGTGGATCTAACCTAGACGTTACCTTAGCTGAGGGCTCCAGAAGTTTAAATGAAGTGGTGGTGATTGGTTATGGTACGCAGGAGCGCCGCGAGGTGACGGGAGCTACTACCCAAGTAACCGCCGCCGCTATTGAGAACGTACCCGTAGCTGGCGTAGACCAAGCTTTGCAAGGCCGTGCCGCGGGGGTGCAAATTTCGCAGAACTCTGGTACACCTGGGGGCGGGGTAACCGTGCGCGTACGTGGCTCCAGTTCCATCTCTGCCAGTAACCAACCATTGTATGTGATTGACGGCGTGCCTATGACCACGGGTGACTATTCTCAGTTGGATTTTGGGGGTCAGTCCATCAATGCGCTCTCAGATTTAAGCCCCTCAGACATTGAGTCTATGGACATCTTGAAGGATGCTTCTGCAGCAGCCATCTACGGTTCAAGAGCGGCCAATGGGGTTATCTTGATTACTACCAAACGCGGTAAGGCCAATAAAACCACCATTAACCTGAATGCCTACACTGGTATCCAGAACATGTGGAAGAAGCCTAGCTATTTGAATGCAGCAGATTACTTACAAGTAATGCGCGAAGCCTTTATCAATGACGGTTACCTGGGAGAAGATGACCCTTGGACCGCTACAGATTTCGGCAATTTCTATTACGGTGGGTTTGACTTTGATCCAGAAGGTGTGGATACTGACTGGATGGATCAAGTAACCGTGAAGGATGCCCGCATTAGTAATTATGAACTTTCTGCCAGCGGTGGGGATGCCAAAACCCGGTACTATGTGTCTGGTAATTACTTTGACCAGAAAGGTATTATCATAGGCAGTGGATATGAAAGGTACAGCGGCCGTTTAAATTTGGATCACTCTTACAGTGACAAGCTTTCTTTTTCTGCTGGGGTACAGTTAAGCCTTTCTGAGAACCAACGCATTGTCAGTGACAACACGGTTATTGGGCCGTTTGCCAACTCTTTGGCGGCTTCGCCGGTGTTCCCGGTGTATTATGAAGATGGCACATATACATACCCAAACTACTTTTATACCAACCCGGTGGCAGAAGGTAGGGAGAATGACAATGAGAGCAAGAACTTACGCGCTATAGGAAACATCTCAGCCAGATACACCATCCTTCCCAAACTGAACCTGAATTTGAAAGCGGGAGCAGACGTATTGAACCTCTCTGAGCGTAGCTATACTGGTGATAACTTTCCGGGTAGCGTAGGGATTGCCACCCAGGGTTCTGCCACTAAAACCACTACATTGGTGAGTAAGCGCTTGCTAGAAGCCACGGCAGATTACCGCTGGGACTTTGGCACCAACAGTTATGTGAATTTACTGGCAGGTACTTCTGCAGAGGAGAATGACATAGACAGAACCTTTGTAACAGGTCAAGGCTTCCCAAGTGAGAGGTTCCGCTACCTAAGCAGTGCTACAAGTGTAAACAGCGGGTCCAACTCCATTACCCCGTATGCATTGCTGTCTTACTTTGGTAGAGCCAACTTCAATATCTCAGACAGATACTTGCTGGGCTTAAACTTTAGAGCAGACGGTTCAACCCGTTTTGGTGAGAACAACCGGTATGGTTACTTCCCATCTGTGTCTGTAGGTTGGAGGGTCTTAGAAGAAAGCTTTATGCCTGAGGTGGCAGCTCTCAGTGAGTTGAAACTACGCGCCAGCTACGGTATTACAGGTAACCAGGAAATTGGTGATTTTACCTTCCTTGGTTTATTTGGCGCTGGTGGTTATGCCAACAGACCGGGTATTGCCTTTTCTCAAATAGAAAACCCAGACTTGAAATGGGAAGAAACCAAGCAGTTTAACATTGGTGCTGACTTAGGCTTGTTCAGCAATAGAGTCAACCTTGCCATAGACTATTACATTAAGACCACAGATGATTTGTTGTATAACCGACCTATTCCTACCCAAAATGGTCTGAGAAGCTATTCTTCTAACATTGGGAGTGTAGAAAATAAAGGTCTTGAGTTTACATTAAGCACCGTCAACTTCACTTCAGACAACAAGGGCTTTACCTGGAACACAGACTTTAATCTGTCATTTAACCGCAACAAAGTATTGGAGTTGTACCAAGGACAGGACATTTTCTACGGGTTTGGCGGGAACTCCTTAGTGCTGCGCGAAGGTGAACCAATTGGTACTTTCTATGGCTTTAAAACCAATGGTATTTTCTCCACCACCCAACAAGTGATTGATGCCGGCCGGTACGTAGATGCCAATGGAGATGATAACATTGATACGCAAGCTGGTGATGTAAACTTTGTTGACATCAATGAAGATGGTGAAATCACAGATGATGACTTAACCATCTTGGGGAATGCCCAGCCTGATTTTGTAGGAGGTTTAACCAACACCTTTAGTTACAAAGGGCTTGACCTCACTGCTTTCTTCCAGTTCTCTGTGGGCAATGACATTGCTAACCCAGCAATGCAGTACCAGCAGCACTTAGGCGCGTATGATGACAACATGCGTGACATTGTGCTGGACCGGTGGAAGAAAGAAGGAGATGTGACCAACACGCCACGTGCCACCTACTTAGATGAGAACGGCAACAACCGTAGCAACCAGGATAGATTCATCTATGATGGTTCTTACGCCCGCCTAAAGAACCTAATGCTGGGCTACACCTTGCCGGGTACCTTAACGCAAAGAGCAAAAATACGCAGCGTCCGTATTTTTGCTCAGGCTCAAAACTTGATAACCTTTACAGACTATCCAGGCTTTGACCCAGAAGTGAACTTTGCTGGTACTTCTAACACCACCATAGGGGTAGACTTTTACACCTTTCCGCAATCAAGAACCTTCACGTTTGGTGTTAACATCGGACTTTAA